In Miscanthus floridulus cultivar M001 chromosome 5, ASM1932011v1, whole genome shotgun sequence, one genomic interval encodes:
- the LOC136454118 gene encoding MACPF domain-containing protein At4g24290-like produces the protein MAARRATPQEAAIRSVGLGFDVVRDVRLKYCKQRGAPDPWLIELDHGEVQDIVLPGGVTVAGVTKSVKCDKGERMRFRSDVLSFQQMSEQFNQELSLSGKIPSGFFNTMFEFSGSWQKDAANTKTLAFDGWYVTLYSVALSKGQIVLRDHVKQAVPSTWEPAALARFIKKFGTHIVVGLKMGGKDVIYLKQQHSSTLQAADVQKRLKEMSDRRFFDANGQSDMGFKDTYGNNKSDIREQQLRFVQSSPLNSYPSTEDLVMMPKRRGGRDKEFISHSEWLNTVQTEPDVISMSFIPITSLLNGVPGSGFLNHAINLYLRHKPPVEELHQFLEFQLPRQWAPVYSDLALGPQRKRQSSTSLPVNIIGPKLYICTNMVGVGKRPVTGLRLFLEGRKSNKLAIHLQHLCSLPQIIQLEDDPYNHQIPEYDRKYYEPIGPWKRFCHVCTAPVESDDLSIVTGAQLDVVNHGLKKILFLRLHFSKACNAVVRNSEWENSPNLAQKSGLISTLISTHFSSVAQKPPPRPADVNINSAVYPGGPPVPVQTPKLLKFVDPTEMMRGPQDSPGYWVVSGAKLNLERGKISLRVKYSLLTAMMPDDESLDDEEF, from the exons ATGGCAGCGCGCAGAGCCACGCCGCAGGAGGCCGCCATACGCTCCGTCGGCCTCGGCTTCGACGTCGTCCGCGACGTCCGCCTCAAGTACTGCAAGCAGCGCGGCGCGCCCGATCCCTGGCTCATCGAGCTCGACCATGGGGAGGTCCAGGATATCGTGCTGCCCGGCGGCGTCACCGTTGCTGGCGTCACAAAATCGGTTAAGTGCGACAAAGGGGAGCGGATGAGGTTCCGCTCCGATGTCCTGTCGTTCCAGCAG ATGTCTGAGCAATTCAACCAGGAGCTATCTTTGTCTGGGAAAATTCCATCTGGCTTCTTCAATACTATGTTTGAGTTTTCTGGCAGCTGGCAGAAAGATGCTGCTAATACCAAAACACTTGCTTTTGATGGTTGGTATGTCACACTATACAGTGTCGCACTCTCAAAAGGGCAAATTGTACTCCGAGATCATGTTAAACAGGCTGTTCCATCAACCTGGGAACCTGCTGCCTTGGCAAG GTTCATTAAAAAATTTGGCACTCATATAGTTGTTGGTCTAAAGATGGGCGGGAAAGATGTAATTTATTTGAAGCAACAGCATTCATCGACCTTGCAAGCTGCTGATGTTCAAAAACGATTGAAGGAGATGTCAGACAGGAGATTTTTTGATGCAAATGGGCAATCTGACATGGGTTTCAAGGACACATATGGGAACAATAAG AGTGATATCAGAGAGCAACAGCTGAGATTTGTACAGTCCAGTCCATTGAATTCTTACCCGTCAACTGAG GATTTGGTGATGATGCCTAAGCGAAGAGGTGGGAGGGATAAAGAATTTATATCTCATAGCGAGTGGCTTAATACTGTTCAAACAGAGCCTGATGTTATCTCAATGTCCTTTATACCAATCACTTCACTATTGAATGGAGTTCCTGGAAGTGGATTTTTGAACCATGCAATTAATCTGTATCTCCGAC ATAAACCCCCAGTCGAGGAATTACATCAGTTTCTGGAGTTCCAGCTACCAAGGCAGTGGGCACCTGTTTACAGTGATCTCGCTCTGGGCCCTCAGAGGAAAAGACAAAGCAGTACATCGTTGCCAGTAAATATAATCGGTCCAAAGCTTTATATTTGCACTAACATG GTTGGTGTGGGTAAAAGACCAGTTACAGGACTCCGGTTGTTCCTTGAAGGAAGGAAGAGCAACAAATTAGCTATACATCTCCAACATCTATGCTCTCTTCCTCAAATTATTCAGCTTGAAGATGACCCTTACAATCACCAAATTCCAGAATATGACCGCAAATACTACGAACCAATTGGACCGTGGAAGCGTTTCTGTCATGTCTGCACAGCACCAGTCGAGTCAGATGATTTGTCCATTGTCACAGGGGCACAATTAGATGTGGTTAACCATGGCCTCAAGAAAATTCTGTTCCTTCGCCTGCATTTCTCCAAAGCCTGCAATGCCGTTGTAAGGAACTCGGAATGGGAGAATTCTCCCAACCTAGCTCAGAAATCAGGCCTTATCTCAACACTCATCAGCACACATTTCTCCTCAGTAGCTCAGAAGCCCCCACCGCGGCCAGCCGATGTGAACATAAACTCGGCAGTGTACCCTGGTGGCCCACCTGTTCCAGTGCAGACCCCAAAGCTGCTCAAGTTTGTTGATCCAACAGAGATGATGCGCGGGCCGCAGGACTCACCGGGCTATTGGGTGGTTTCAGGCGCAAAGCTGAACCTTGAGAGGGGTAAGATATCATTGCGGGTGAAATACTCACTGTTGACAGCTATGATGCCAGATGATGAGTcacttgatgatgaagaatttTAG
- the LOC136454117 gene encoding uncharacterized protein isoform X2 codes for MVLLRCAGDLCSSAQRCRWFRSACGATPGPGRSTGSMERVRLTPFPPREQATTRLCKVSSFATELLEIRSKEPSLHVLLIPGNPGIAAFYKDFVEALYENLGGQASVTAIGHISHSQKDCEHGRLFSLYEQIDHKVDFIEQELQHSEQPIVLVGHSIGAYIGLEVFKRFQNKIIFFVGLYPFIKMNKSSVTQSAIGYIARSSLLSKLVSLSASFIGSLRPSITRGIVRRFLGPSWSVTAVDAVCCHLLRYNTVRNVLFMAMTEFQKLTEEPDWTFIRAQEEKMAFLFGVDDHWGPLSHLEEISKQAPRVTLSVEIEGHTHGYCCTEAGSVWVADYNANLIKNQMLLRNN; via the exons TCTGCAGCAGCGCTCAG CGCTGCAGGTGGTTTAGATCGGCGTGCGGCGCGACGCCAGGGCCGGGTCGAAGCACGGGATCCATGGAGAGAGTCAGGCTCACGCCGTTCCCGCCAAGGGAGCAGGCCACGACCAGGCTATGCAAGGTGTCGAG CTTTGCTACAGAATTGCTCGAGATAAGGTCCAAGGAGCCGTCCCTCCACGTGCTGCTTATTCCTGGGAATCCAG GCATAGCTGCGTTTTATAAGGACTTTGTCGAAGCGCTCTATGAAAACCTCGGTGGCCAAGCATCTGTTACAG CAATAGGGCACATTTCACATAGCCAGAAG GACTGTGAGCATGGACGATTGTTTTCATTGTATGAACAAATTGACCACAAG GTTGATTTCATTGAGCAAGAGCTTCAGCATTCTGAACAACCAATAGTTTTG GTTGGTCATTCAATTGGCGCATACATAGGCCTGGAAGTCTTCAAAAGATTTCAGAATAAG ATAATTTTTTTTGTAGGACTGTATCCATTTATAAAGATGAACAAGAGTTCTGTAACACAATCAGCAATTGGATATATCGCAAG GTCATCACTCCTAAGTAAATTGGTTAGTTTATCTGCATCTTTCATCGGGTCACTCCGACCTTCAATTACAAGGGGCATTGTGAGAAGGTTCCTTGGACCTTCATGGTCTGTAACAGCTGTTGATGCTGTATGCTGCCATCTCTTAAGG TACAATACAGTGCGCAATGTTCTTTTCATGGCAATGACAGAGTTCCAAAAG CTTACTGAAGAACCAGACTGGACTTTCATCAGAGCACAAGAGGAGAAAATGGCCTTTTTGTTTGGTGTGGATGATCACTGGGGTCCACTATCTCACTTAGAAGAG ATTTCAAAGCAGGCACCCAGGGTCACCCTGTCGGTTGAAATAGAAGGTCACACACACGGTTACTGCTGCACTGAGGCTGGATCCGTTTGGGTTGCAGACTACAACGCAAATTTGATTAAAAACCAAATGCTCCTTAGAAACAACTGA
- the LOC136454117 gene encoding uncharacterized protein isoform X1 produces MVLLRCAGDLCSSAQRCRWFRSACGATPGPGRSTGSMERVRLTPFPPREQATTRLCKVSSFATELLEIRSKEPSLHVLLIPGNPGIAAFYKDFVEALYENLGGQASVTAIGHISHSQKVTYTTYLMFVSHATMGANNPAANLDCEHGRLFSLYEQIDHKVDFIEQELQHSEQPIVLVGHSIGAYIGLEVFKRFQNKIIFFVGLYPFIKMNKSSVTQSAIGYIARSSLLSKLVSLSASFIGSLRPSITRGIVRRFLGPSWSVTAVDAVCCHLLRYNTVRNVLFMAMTEFQKLTEEPDWTFIRAQEEKMAFLFGVDDHWGPLSHLEEISKQAPRVTLSVEIEGHTHGYCCTEAGSVWVADYNANLIKNQMLLRNN; encoded by the exons TCTGCAGCAGCGCTCAG CGCTGCAGGTGGTTTAGATCGGCGTGCGGCGCGACGCCAGGGCCGGGTCGAAGCACGGGATCCATGGAGAGAGTCAGGCTCACGCCGTTCCCGCCAAGGGAGCAGGCCACGACCAGGCTATGCAAGGTGTCGAG CTTTGCTACAGAATTGCTCGAGATAAGGTCCAAGGAGCCGTCCCTCCACGTGCTGCTTATTCCTGGGAATCCAG GCATAGCTGCGTTTTATAAGGACTTTGTCGAAGCGCTCTATGAAAACCTCGGTGGCCAAGCATCTGTTACAG CAATAGGGCACATTTCACATAGCCAGAAGGTAACTTATACAACTTACCTGATGTTTGTTTCACATGCAACTATGGGTGCCAACAACCCTGCAGCAAACCTT GACTGTGAGCATGGACGATTGTTTTCATTGTATGAACAAATTGACCACAAG GTTGATTTCATTGAGCAAGAGCTTCAGCATTCTGAACAACCAATAGTTTTG GTTGGTCATTCAATTGGCGCATACATAGGCCTGGAAGTCTTCAAAAGATTTCAGAATAAG ATAATTTTTTTTGTAGGACTGTATCCATTTATAAAGATGAACAAGAGTTCTGTAACACAATCAGCAATTGGATATATCGCAAG GTCATCACTCCTAAGTAAATTGGTTAGTTTATCTGCATCTTTCATCGGGTCACTCCGACCTTCAATTACAAGGGGCATTGTGAGAAGGTTCCTTGGACCTTCATGGTCTGTAACAGCTGTTGATGCTGTATGCTGCCATCTCTTAAGG TACAATACAGTGCGCAATGTTCTTTTCATGGCAATGACAGAGTTCCAAAAG CTTACTGAAGAACCAGACTGGACTTTCATCAGAGCACAAGAGGAGAAAATGGCCTTTTTGTTTGGTGTGGATGATCACTGGGGTCCACTATCTCACTTAGAAGAG ATTTCAAAGCAGGCACCCAGGGTCACCCTGTCGGTTGAAATAGAAGGTCACACACACGGTTACTGCTGCACTGAGGCTGGATCCGTTTGGGTTGCAGACTACAACGCAAATTTGATTAAAAACCAAATGCTCCTTAGAAACAACTGA